A window of Metabacillus sp. B2-18 contains these coding sequences:
- the bcd gene encoding branched-chain amino acid dehydrogenase yields MEIFKYMEQYDYEQLVFCQDKQSGLKAIIAIHDTTLGPALGGTRMWTYNSEEEAIEDALRLARGMTYKNAAAGLNLGGGKTVIIGDPRKDKNEEMFRAFGRYIQGLNGRYITAEDVGTTVADMDLIHEETDYVTGISPAFGSSGNPSPVTAYGVYRGMKAAAKEAFGTDSLEGKVVAVQGVGNVAYNLCKHLHEEGAQLIVTDINKDAVRRAVEDFNARAVEPNEIYGVDCDIYAPCALGATINDVTIPQLKAKVIAGAANNQLKDTQHGDIIHEMGIVYAPDYVINAGGVINVADELYGYNSERALKKVETIYNNISRVIEIAKRDGIPTYLAADRLAEERIERMRNSRSQFLQNGHHILSRR; encoded by the coding sequence ATGGAAATTTTTAAATATATGGAGCAGTACGATTATGAGCAATTGGTATTTTGTCAGGATAAACAATCAGGATTAAAGGCGATTATTGCCATCCATGACACAACGTTAGGACCTGCCTTAGGTGGGACGCGCATGTGGACATATAATTCTGAAGAAGAAGCGATAGAAGATGCTCTTCGTTTAGCACGAGGAATGACTTATAAAAATGCTGCTGCCGGATTAAATCTTGGTGGAGGAAAAACAGTTATCATTGGAGATCCACGAAAAGATAAAAATGAAGAAATGTTTCGAGCATTTGGTCGTTACATCCAAGGGTTGAACGGTCGATACATTACAGCTGAGGATGTTGGTACAACGGTTGCTGATATGGACTTAATTCATGAAGAAACAGATTATGTGACAGGAATTTCACCTGCTTTTGGGTCATCAGGCAATCCGTCACCTGTTACAGCTTATGGAGTTTATCGTGGCATGAAAGCAGCAGCAAAAGAGGCGTTTGGTACTGACTCACTCGAAGGTAAGGTCGTTGCGGTTCAAGGAGTTGGAAATGTTGCGTATAATCTTTGCAAGCATTTACATGAAGAGGGTGCACAACTAATCGTAACAGATATTAACAAAGATGCAGTACGTCGTGCGGTTGAAGATTTTAATGCAAGAGCAGTAGAGCCAAATGAAATATACGGAGTAGACTGTGATATCTATGCTCCTTGTGCACTGGGTGCAACTATTAACGATGTAACAATTCCACAGTTAAAAGCTAAGGTTATTGCTGGAGCAGCAAATAATCAGCTGAAAGATACGCAACATGGTGACATTATTCATGAAATGGGTATTGTTTATGCACCGGATTATGTTATAAACGCAGGTGGCGTAATTAATGTGGCTGATGAACTATATGGATACAACAGCGAAAGAGCGCTGAAAAAAGTTGAAACGATTTATAACAATATTTCACGTGTAATTGAAATAGCAAAACGTGACGGAATCCCTACTTATCTTGCAGCAGACCGCTTAGCAGAGGAAAGAATTGAACGAATGAGAAATTCACGTAGTCAATTTCTACAAAATGGACATCATATTTTAAGTCGTAGATAA
- the yqiS gene encoding phosphate butyryltransferase produces MNLESLLNEAVNKKGQTVAVAQAEDEEVIEAVVQATHRGLAQFLLFGNRDEIDYLLNQKNVAKEHVHIFHARTKEQAAELAVRAVHQNEATVLMKGNISSSILLKAVLNKEYGLRTGRILSHVALFDVPGFTNSIIVTDAAMNIVPDLLQKEQIIVNSVQIAQSIGIKLPKVAAIAAIEGINPSMQATLDAASLTIMNKRGQIKDCIIDGPLALDNAISISAAEHKGITSEVAGQADILLVPTIEVGNVLYKSLIYFAKAKVGAVIAGAKAPIVLTSRSDSSESKLYSLALALCSTGK; encoded by the coding sequence ATGAATTTGGAAAGCCTTCTAAATGAAGCAGTGAACAAGAAAGGGCAAACTGTTGCAGTTGCTCAAGCAGAGGATGAGGAAGTAATAGAAGCTGTAGTGCAAGCTACTCATCGAGGTCTTGCACAATTTTTATTATTCGGTAATCGAGATGAAATTGACTATTTACTGAATCAAAAAAATGTAGCAAAAGAACATGTACACATTTTTCATGCTAGAACTAAGGAACAAGCAGCAGAACTAGCTGTTAGAGCGGTTCACCAAAATGAAGCAACCGTACTTATGAAAGGTAATATCTCAAGTTCCATCCTTTTAAAGGCTGTCTTAAATAAGGAATATGGGTTAAGAACGGGAAGGATTTTATCTCATGTAGCTTTGTTTGATGTTCCGGGTTTTACCAATTCAATTATTGTGACTGATGCTGCGATGAATATTGTTCCTGATTTACTTCAGAAAGAGCAAATTATTGTTAATTCTGTCCAAATTGCTCAATCCATTGGTATAAAACTACCTAAAGTAGCAGCAATTGCTGCTATTGAGGGGATAAATCCTTCTATGCAAGCAACGTTAGATGCAGCTTCACTAACGATAATGAATAAAAGAGGACAAATAAAAGATTGTATCATTGATGGACCGTTAGCGCTTGATAATGCAATTTCTATATCGGCGGCTGAACATAAAGGAATTACAAGTGAGGTAGCCGGTCAGGCTGATATCTTACTTGTCCCGACTATTGAAGTAGGAAATGTACTTTATAAGTCTTTAATTTATTTTGCGAAGGCTAAGGTTGGGGCAGTGATTGCAGGAGCAAAAGCACCAATTGTTTTAACGAGTCGATCTGATTCTTCAGAAAGCAAACTTTATTCATTGGCGTTAGCTTTATGTTCAACCGGAAAGTAA
- a CDS encoding sigma-54 interaction domain-containing protein, translated as MQQVVIIGAGKGGKALIKRMVETKMMDVMLVIDKNEHAPGLKYAKAQGIQTATNWREITNQNVNIIIDATGSNELMHELQKEKHPDTTIIPGSVALLISELVEEKEVLIARLKEETYKQQTIFNSTNDGMIVIDINERIILFNKTAEKITGFPRKKAIGLKIKEVIPSTKLGRTLKTREVETNQEQVLENGLKIITTRIPLIDESGNLLGALSLFKDITEVVNLAEEVTNLKDIQMMLEAIIQSSEEAISVVDEEGRGILINRAYTKLTGLTEEQVIGKPATADISEGESMHMKVLQTRRAVRGVRMKVGPAKKDVIVNVAPVIVSGKLKGSVGVIHDVSEIKTLTTELNRARQIIRTLEAKYSFEDIIGVSDEMKMAIEQAKLGAKTPATVLLRGESGTGKELFAHAIHNASDRKFNKFIRVNCAAIAENLLESELFGYEEGAFSGAKRGGKRGFFEEANNGSIFLDEIGELSANMQAKLLRVLQENEIVRVGGTKPTSVNVRCIAATNVNIEKAMAEGLFREDLYYRLNRYPISIPPLRDRKEDIPALCERLLRKLNQDYGRNIESLTSQAIKKLMEYNWPGNVRELENVLGRAIIFMEHHETAIDGQHIPLLQQPAKEAKIQDNISIVHNNSETLAEAVERVEAEVIKKSLEQHEYNRTQTAKALGISLRSLYYKMEKYNLANNSMQHDS; from the coding sequence ATGCAACAAGTTGTGATCATAGGTGCTGGTAAAGGTGGTAAGGCACTAATAAAAAGAATGGTTGAAACAAAGATGATGGACGTAATGTTGGTTATTGATAAGAATGAGCATGCTCCTGGATTAAAATATGCAAAAGCTCAAGGAATTCAAACAGCTACTAATTGGAGAGAGATTACCAATCAAAATGTAAATATTATTATAGATGCAACGGGATCAAATGAACTAATGCACGAGCTTCAAAAGGAGAAACATCCTGATACAACCATTATACCGGGATCTGTTGCACTACTTATCTCTGAGTTAGTCGAAGAAAAAGAGGTGTTGATTGCCAGATTAAAGGAAGAAACTTATAAGCAGCAAACGATCTTTAATTCCACAAATGACGGCATGATCGTTATTGATATCAACGAGCGAATCATACTTTTTAATAAAACTGCAGAAAAAATCACCGGATTTCCTCGAAAAAAGGCAATTGGTTTAAAAATAAAGGAAGTAATTCCGTCGACAAAGCTGGGAAGAACTTTAAAAACTCGAGAAGTTGAGACCAATCAAGAGCAGGTTCTTGAAAATGGGTTAAAAATTATTACGACAAGAATTCCTTTAATCGATGAATCAGGAAATTTATTAGGAGCCTTGTCGTTATTTAAAGATATCACAGAAGTGGTGAACTTAGCAGAAGAAGTAACAAATTTAAAAGATATACAAATGATGCTTGAGGCAATCATTCAGTCTTCTGAAGAGGCAATTTCAGTTGTTGATGAGGAAGGACGTGGAATTCTAATCAATCGGGCTTACACAAAACTAACCGGATTAACAGAAGAACAAGTGATAGGTAAGCCTGCTACAGCTGACATATCTGAGGGAGAAAGTATGCATATGAAGGTGTTGCAAACAAGGCGCGCTGTTCGAGGTGTAAGAATGAAGGTCGGCCCTGCGAAAAAAGATGTTATCGTAAATGTTGCACCTGTTATCGTGAGCGGAAAGCTCAAAGGAAGTGTTGGCGTAATCCATGACGTGTCAGAAATTAAAACACTCACAACTGAATTAAACAGAGCAAGACAGATCATTAGGACACTTGAAGCTAAATATTCTTTTGAAGATATTATTGGAGTTAGTGATGAGATGAAAATGGCTATTGAGCAGGCGAAGCTTGGAGCGAAAACCCCTGCCACCGTTCTGTTAAGAGGAGAATCAGGTACAGGTAAAGAACTTTTTGCCCACGCGATACATAATGCTAGTGATCGAAAATTCAATAAATTCATTCGGGTAAATTGTGCGGCTATTGCTGAAAACCTTCTTGAAAGTGAATTGTTTGGCTATGAAGAAGGGGCTTTTTCTGGTGCAAAACGTGGTGGAAAACGAGGGTTTTTTGAGGAAGCAAATAATGGAAGTATTTTCTTGGATGAAATAGGTGAACTTTCCGCCAATATGCAAGCGAAATTACTTCGTGTTTTACAGGAAAATGAAATTGTAAGAGTCGGAGGAACAAAGCCTACTTCTGTTAATGTTCGTTGTATTGCAGCGACGAATGTAAATATCGAAAAAGCAATGGCTGAGGGTCTTTTTCGTGAAGATCTGTACTATAGATTAAATCGTTATCCTATTTCCATTCCACCATTAAGAGATCGTAAAGAAGATATTCCTGCCCTTTGTGAGAGACTACTTCGTAAGTTAAACCAAGACTATGGAAGGAATATTGAGAGTCTCACGTCACAGGCAATTAAGAAGCTGATGGAGTATAATTGGCCGGGAAATGTAAGGGAGCTTGAAAATGTTCTAGGCAGGGCAATTATTTTTATGGAGCATCATGAGACAGCGATTGATGGGCAACATATACCATTGCTTCAGCAACCAGCCAAAGAGGCGAAGATACAAGATAATATCTCAATTGTTCATAATAATAGTGAAACACTTGCGGAAGCTGTAGAAAGAGTGGAAGCGGAAGTGATTAAGAAGTCTTTAGAACAACATGAATATAATCGAACCCAAACAGCAAAGGCTTTAGGAATATCACTCCGAAGTTTGTATTATAAGATGGAGAAATACAACCTTGCAAATAATAGCATGCAACATGATTCATAG
- a CDS encoding DUF2627 domain-containing protein, whose product MSRIIALIIMVIPGMLAAYGIKLMRDMTFGILQPPIPFLALQFIIGLILFLGGLAFVAGFIFYRDRKRNKVQKRFSKRE is encoded by the coding sequence ATGTCGAGGATAATTGCATTAATCATTATGGTCATCCCAGGTATGTTAGCTGCCTATGGAATTAAGCTTATGAGAGATATGACATTTGGTATCCTACAACCTCCTATTCCTTTCTTGGCTCTACAATTTATCATCGGCTTAATTCTATTTTTAGGTGGACTAGCCTTTGTAGCAGGATTTATTTTTTATCGAGATCGTAAACGAAATAAAGTACAAAAACGGTTCAGTAAAAGAGAATAG
- a CDS encoding glycerophosphodiester phosphodiesterase, producing the protein MTLIIGHRGAAGTYPENTMLSFKGAHQAGANGIELDVQLTKDGELVVIHDETVDRTTNGSGYVKDLTLKQLSHLDACYTFKQYSKKTPIPTLEEVLNWASQLQDSFVVDIEFKNGIIQYPHLEQKTIELIHKYNMQKSVIISSFNHYSLVTCKQIDAEIETAILYMEGLYKPWDYAKTVGAKGLHPHYYAVNSFILNEARLNFLDVRPFTVNDEEVMKNLVNDGCAAFITDFPEKAVNINKEE; encoded by the coding sequence ATGACATTAATTATTGGTCACAGAGGAGCAGCTGGAACGTACCCGGAAAATACGATGCTTTCATTTAAAGGAGCACATCAAGCGGGGGCAAACGGAATTGAGCTGGATGTTCAATTGACAAAAGATGGAGAGCTAGTCGTCATTCATGATGAAACAGTAGATCGAACAACAAATGGTTCGGGTTACGTAAAGGATTTAACCTTAAAGCAACTTTCTCACCTTGATGCATGCTATACATTCAAACAATATAGTAAAAAAACACCTATTCCAACCCTTGAAGAGGTGTTAAATTGGGCTTCTCAGCTACAAGATTCTTTTGTAGTTGATATTGAATTTAAAAATGGAATCATTCAGTATCCACATTTAGAACAGAAAACAATCGAATTAATACATAAATATAATATGCAGAAGAGTGTGATCATCTCTTCTTTTAATCATTATAGTTTAGTTACTTGTAAGCAGATTGATGCTGAAATTGAAACGGCTATTCTTTATATGGAAGGGTTATATAAACCTTGGGATTATGCAAAAACAGTCGGAGCTAAAGGTCTTCATCCACATTATTATGCAGTCAACTCTTTTATACTTAATGAGGCAAGATTAAACTTTCTCGATGTAAGACCATTTACTGTTAATGATGAAGAAGTAATGAAAAACTTAGTTAATGATGGATGTGCGGCGTTTATAACTGATTTTCCTGAGAAAGCAGTAAACATAAACAAAGAAGAGTGA